From the Clostridium acetobutylicum ATCC 824 genome, one window contains:
- a CDS encoding DUF1659 domain-containing protein — protein sequence MAATSTIYKRQLSLDYPALNAKGKQITKSINFKNVDTNASLDNLYFIGNEISKLLSVTVSNIATVDNSTITA from the coding sequence ATGGCCGCAACTTCAACCATTTACAAAAGACAACTTTCTTTAGACTATCCTGCGTTAAATGCAAAAGGAAAACAAATAACAAAAAGTATCAACTTTAAAAATGTTGATACCAACGCATCTTTGGACAATCTCTACTTTATAGGAAATGAAATTTCTAAGCTCTTATCTGTTACCGTATCTAATATTGCTACTGTAGACAACTCTACTATAACTGCCTAA
- a CDS encoding membrane protein codes for MYYIPILLTIIANVFYHIFQKSIPDNTNPIASLILTYGTALVGSIIIFIFYPKHNGFSASFKGLNWTSCALGASIILLELGFLLAYRAGWDVSLGAIVSNVAVTLVLVPIGILFFKENISMINLLGIPFCILGLILINK; via the coding sequence ATGTATTATATACCAATTTTACTTACTATAATCGCAAATGTATTTTATCATATTTTTCAAAAATCTATACCAGATAATACAAATCCAATTGCATCATTAATCTTAACTTATGGAACTGCATTAGTAGGTTCTATCATAATTTTTATCTTTTATCCAAAACATAATGGATTTAGTGCTTCTTTTAAAGGACTAAATTGGACTAGTTGTGCATTAGGTGCTTCTATAATTTTATTAGAGCTAGGCTTTCTCCTTGCTTATAGGGCCGGATGGGATGTTAGTTTAGGCGCAATAGTCTCTAATGTTGCAGTTACATTAGTATTAGTTCCTATAGGAATTTTATTTTTTAAAGAAAATATTTCAATGATTAATTTATTAGGTATACCTTTTTGTATTTTGGGATTAATTTTAATTAATAAATAG
- a CDS encoding radical SAM protein → MDILELLKSDKNKILTHFNEVLKIKKRNLNREFSFDKVANSTINKGYLNGSKIDRIIFYLRSTGCEWSCTKMGGCFMCGHYFGTNMGDTLPKNSFYNQFLSEYNKYDFSKYPMICIYNAGSILNDNEIPREELYRILNVIKRNNDIKRVVLESRPEFINVEVLNQISNILNDKIVEIGIGLETSNDKVREYCINKGFNFKNYLEKVKLIKNYSNIKTLTYVTVKLLFLTIDESIRDVIQTMKDLSGLTDIISLEPISIQKNTLVELLYTNKLYDPPKGWIIKEILANLHNTNLMKNFELRIGGFEFFPIPDLFISNCNKCNKKLYDAIDIYNSTKDVNSILTLSCDCYEEFKKKIYIENNTVSHIPLEERICNSLEYFLYKSL, encoded by the coding sequence GTGGATATTTTGGAGTTATTGAAGAGTGACAAAAATAAGATTTTAACACATTTTAATGAAGTATTAAAAATAAAAAAAAGAAACCTAAATAGAGAATTTAGTTTTGATAAAGTTGCAAATTCTACAATAAATAAAGGTTATTTAAATGGTTCAAAAATTGATAGAATTATTTTTTATTTGAGAAGCACAGGATGCGAGTGGAGCTGTACTAAAATGGGTGGATGTTTTATGTGCGGACATTACTTTGGTACTAATATGGGAGATACTCTTCCTAAAAATTCTTTTTATAATCAGTTTCTATCTGAGTATAATAAGTATGATTTTTCAAAGTATCCAATGATTTGTATATATAATGCTGGTTCAATATTAAATGATAATGAAATTCCAAGGGAAGAGCTTTATAGAATTTTAAATGTAATAAAGAGAAATAACGATATAAAGCGAGTTGTTTTGGAGAGTAGACCTGAATTTATTAATGTTGAGGTATTAAATCAAATAAGTAATATCCTAAATGATAAAATCGTAGAAATAGGTATTGGTTTAGAAACATCTAATGATAAAGTTAGAGAATATTGCATAAACAAAGGCTTTAACTTCAAAAATTACTTAGAAAAGGTAAAATTAATAAAGAATTATTCTAATATCAAAACATTAACTTATGTAACAGTAAAGCTTTTATTTTTGACTATAGATGAATCCATACGAGACGTAATACAAACTATGAAGGATTTATCAGGATTAACGGATATAATTTCTCTTGAACCTATAAGCATTCAGAAAAATACTCTTGTGGAATTATTGTATACTAATAAATTATATGATCCGCCAAAAGGATGGATAATAAAAGAGATATTAGCTAATTTACATAATACAAATTTAATGAAAAATTTCGAATTAAGAATAGGAGGTTTCGAATTTTTTCCAATACCAGATTTGTTTATAAGTAATTGCAATAAGTGCAATAAAAAACTTTATGATGCAATAGATATATATAATAGCACAAAAGATGTCAATTCTATTTTAACTTTAAGTTGTGATTGTTATGAAGAATTTAAGAAAAAAATATATATAGAAAATAATACAGTTTCACATATACCATTAGAGGAAAGAATATGCAACTCTTTAGAATATTTTCTATATAAATCACTTTAA
- a CDS encoding DUF1659 domain-containing protein codes for MAVTSNINKRQLSLNYATLNSKGKQINKSINFKNIDTAASLDNIYYIGNEISKLLSVTISNIATVDNSTITA; via the coding sequence ATGGCTGTAACCTCAAATATTAATAAAAGACAACTTTCTTTAAACTATGCTACCTTAAATTCAAAGGGAAAACAAATAAACAAAAGTATTAACTTTAAAAATATTGATACTGCCGCATCTTTAGATAATATCTATTATATAGGAAATGAGATTTCTAAACTCTTATCTGTTACCATATCTAATATTGCTACTGTAGACAACTCTACTATAACTGCCTAA
- a CDS encoding DUF2922 domain-containing protein, translating to MSKTLKLKFSNASGKNVSINIPNISDAVTSDQVKLLTSDIISKAIFTSQGGSLKKVISADLVENKTTNLLQ from the coding sequence ATGTCAAAAACACTAAAATTAAAGTTCTCAAATGCTTCAGGAAAGAATGTTAGTATAAACATACCTAATATCAGCGATGCTGTGACATCAGATCAAGTTAAACTTTTAACTTCAGATATAATATCAAAAGCTATCTTTACCTCACAAGGCGGTTCACTAAAAAAGGTTATTTCCGCTGATTTAGTTGAAAATAAAACTACTAATCTACTTCAGTAG
- a CDS encoding DUF2922 domain-containing protein has product MSKILKIKFSNEAGKNVSINIPNINDGVTSDQIKTLTSDIISKGVFTSQNGALKKVISANLVETKTTNFLL; this is encoded by the coding sequence ATGTCAAAAATACTTAAAATAAAATTTTCAAATGAAGCTGGAAAAAATGTTAGTATAAACATACCTAACATAAATGATGGTGTAACTTCAGATCAAATTAAGACCTTAACCTCAGATATAATTTCAAAAGGAGTTTTCACATCACAAAATGGTGCTTTAAAAAAAGTTATTTCTGCTAATCTGGTTGAAACTAAAACTACTAATTTTCTTTTATAA